Below is a genomic region from Pirellulales bacterium.
GCTGTAATGCACGTGCCGTTCTGCAACGCCGGCAGACGGCCGAAGGAACCATTTTCATGTTCACGTTGCTCGGAGCCAAGCAGCGCTATTGCGACCGCGCCGCGCGCCGCAGTTTTCTCAAGATCGGCGGCCTGGTGATGGGGGGGCTCAGCCTGCCCGAGTTGCTTCGCGCCGAAGAGCAGCAGGGCATCCGCCGCTCGCACAAGTCCGTGATCATGGTCTACCTGGCCGGCGGCATGTCGCATCAAGACACGTTCGACCTGAAGACCGAGGCACCCGACGAAATTCGAGGCGAGTTCAAGCCGATCTCCTCGGTCGTGCCGGGCCTGGAAGTGGGCGAACTGCTGCCCAAGATGGCTACCGTGATGGATCGCGTGTCGCTCGTGCGCTCGATCGTGGGCTTGCGCGACGAACACTCCAGCTTTCAAAATGTCACCGGCTATACGATGGGCTCGGCACAGCGCGAGGGGCGGCCGAGTTTCGGCTCGGTCATCTCGCGATTGGCCGGACAGGTCGACCCCGTCGTGCCCGCGTTTGTCGACTTGTTCCCCACGATGCAACACAAACCGTACAACAGCCCCGGGCCGGGCATCCTGGGTCATGCGGCAGCCGGCGCCAAGGCCGACGGCGAAGATCTGGCCAGCATGAAGCTCCGCTTCGTATCGAATCAGGAATTTTCCGCGCGTCGAGAATTGCTGGCGAACTTCGATACCTTCCGCCACTCAGTCGACAGTCCGGGCGTCGACCTGCTCGACAACGCCTACCGTCGCGCTTTCGACGTGCTCACCAGCAGCAAGCTCGTCGACGCGATGGACGTCGAAAAAGAAGATCCGGCCGTGCGCGAGCGCTACGGCCGCGGTTCGGCCAAGCACTTGGGCGATGGCGGGCCGATGTGGAACGATCAATTGCTCATGGCCCGCCGATTGGTCGAAGCCGGCGCCCGCTGCGTCACCGTGGCCTACGGCTTCTGGGACACGCACAGCAATAACTTCGGCTGGCTAAAGGAACGACTGCCGTTGTTCGATCAAGGCATCTCGGCCCTGGTCGAGGATATTTATCAGCGAGGATTGGACCAGGATGTGACCGTGGTCGTGTGGGGTGAATTCGGTCGCACGCCGAAGATCAACAAGGACGCCGGCCGCGACCATTGGGCACCGGTCAGCTTTGCGCTGCTTTCCGGCGGCGGCATGCGTACCGGCCAGGTCATTGGCGCGACCGATAAGATCGGCGCCTATGCCGTGTCTCGGCGGATTCAATATCAGGACGTGTTGGCAACAATCTATCACAACCTGGGTATCGATCCCCACACGTTCGTCAAGGATTCTTCGGACCGTCCGACGGCGATCCTGCCCGAAGGGGCTCGGCCGATCAGCGAACTGGTTTGATTCTCTGCCTGTCGGCCGAGGCGATCCAAAAACGGAGCACGAGCGATGACGGCGCGACAGACAATGAAGCCAGGGCCCGCCACAGTCACCATGGTCGAAGAAGCAGCCGCGACAGGTCGCGTGCGCGAGATTTACGACGACATCAAGGCGACCAAGAGCATCGATTTCGTGCCGAATTTGTGGAAGACACTGGCCACGCATCCGCCGCTGTTGGAGCAGATCTGGACACGGCTGAAAGTAACCATGGCCCCGGGGCGCCTCGACCCGCTGACCAAAGAGATGATCGCCCTGGCAGTCTCGGCCACCAACGGCTGCGCCTATTGCGTCAACTCGCACACCGCTGCCGTGAAAAAGTTAGGGCTCGACGACGAAGGGCTAGGCGAGCTGATGGCTGTTGTGGCTATGTTCAATTCGACCAACAGCCTAGCCGACGGCTATCAAGTTGAGCCGGATATTCTGCCCTGAGCGTATGCAGCGCCGGCGTGCCACGAAGACTTCGTTACCGAGATACAGCTTGCCAGCGCGACCGCCAATCCGCTGATTTTTACCCGCCGGCGCCCGTTTTCCCCAGCCAAATGGCCGTATTTCACTTGGCTTTTGCTGTTACGGGGATTAGTCTCAATAGGTTGTAGGCCCGCTATGCTTTTGATTGCTTCCGCCTGTGCTTTGGCACTCGCGCCGTTGGGCCGCTCGCCGGAACGAGAAAACGATACGAGGAGAGCGTTTGCCATGACAACGAATCATCGCCTGACTGCCGGGTTCGTGCGCTCGATCGCTGCCGGATTGATCGCTGCGCTTGTCGGTACGTGCCTGTTGGCCGACGTCAGTTCGGCCGCCGATAGTCGCAGCAAGTCGAAATCTAAATCCGCCGCCGGCAAGTACAACCCCGACGATGCTTCGGTCGAAATGTTCGAAGGGATGAAAAACGGCGATATCGAGGTGAAGTTCATTCCCAAGGATTCGTCGCAGGCCAACGTGCTGATCACCAACAAAAGCGACAAGCCGCTGAACGTGAAGCTGCCCGAGGCGTTTGCCGCCGTGCCTGTGTTGGCACAACTCGGTCGAGGGGGTGGCGTCGGAGGTGGGGCCGGCGGTGGCGGCATGATGGGCGGCGGTATGAACCAAGGTATGGGTGGCGGCATGGGGGGTGGCGGAATGATGGGGGGCGGCGGCATGGGTGGTGGCATGGGCATGATGAACATCCCGGCCGAGAAAGTCGCCAAGTTCAAAGTCACCTGCGTCTGCTTGGAGCATGGCAAGGTCGAGCCGCGCGCCGCGGTTCCTTATCGCGTCATTCCGATCGAAGAATTCACCAAGAGCCCAGGCGTCCGCGAATTGTGTGCGCTGCTCGGCGCGGGCAAGATCAAGCAACGCGTGGCACAAGCTTCTGCCTGGAATCTGAATAACGGTATGGGCTGGGATGCACTGGCCGCCAAGCGCATCGAGTACATTGGCGGAGCCAGCGACTCCTACTTCAATGTCGAAGAGTTGCGGGAAGCCATGTCTGTGTCGAACGAGGCCACCGTCATGGCCGAGCAGCAGCGCCGCGCGACGCCCGAGAAGAGTCCGGGCGAGACGGCCGTCAGTGCTGGCGGATTTCGCGAAGAATCCGCGACGGGTCCTGCCGCGGGAAGCGTGGCAACGGATCAGCCAGTACCGCGACGCAAGGCAGCCAGCCGCTAAATCGCAACTGGCGGCCAGATAGCGCCACATTCAGAAAGGCGCGGATATCTCTCGGCGGCTGTACGTGCGCCGGTGGTCAATCGGCCGATTTGCGCAGCCGAGCCATTCTCGTACGTAATTCCTGCTCAAAAGTGAGCCGGCCCTGTTCCCACTCGGCACGTTCCTGGCCGACCTGATTTTGCAGCGCGCTCATAGCTTCCTCCCGCTGGGCGAGCGCGGCCGCCTGTAGGTCGAATTCTTGTTGGCGGCGCTGGGCCCATTGACCGAGATCCTCTTTCTTCGCGGCCAGACTTTTTGATTGGGCGGTGACCTCTTGGCCTAACCGAGCGAGCGCCGCGCGTTCGTCCGCGATTCTGCCGGTCGTTAGTCGCCAATGATCGGCCAGCCGCTCGCGCGATTGGGCTAAAGCGCTCGCCACTGCGGCCGGGGCCGCTACGCCCGTCAGCGCGGCCAGCGTTTCCTCGGCAACCAGCCGTGCTTCGAGGCTCTCGCGTTGCAGCTGCACGAGCTCATCGCGCATTCGCTCTAGACTTGCTTGCCGCTGGTCGAGCTGCTCGTTGCGCCGCTGCAGAAGTTCGCGTTTTTCGGCCGTCTCGGCGGCGGTCGCACGTTGGCTGTCGGCAAGCCTGCGGCGCTCGATGCGCGCTTGCTCGGCCAACTCGTGGCGCTCTTGCTCTAATTCGTGCCGCATCGCTGCCAGTTCCGTCTCGGCGCGCAACTGCAACTGTTCAGCTTGGGTCAGATGCTGCTCGCGTCGAGCCAGTCCTTCGGCGATTTCGGTTAGCTCTCGTGCGCGTTGTTTTTGTTCCGGACTGGGTCGCTGCGCCTGCGATGCCAATTGCGCGCGACGTCGTTCCGTCGCTTCTGCCGCAATCTCGATAGCAGCGCGACGGCGTTCCAGATGCGCGAGCGCCTGCCGAATTGTGTCGAGGTTCGTGCTGCGATCGTTGTCCAGCTGCTGCCGGGCGCGGGTGCGGACGTTGTGCTCTCGTTCGCGCAGCAATTCCAACTCGCGCTGGGCCGTCTGTTGTGCCTTGGCTTGCCGCGTGAGGCGCTCGTTCAGTCGATCGAGCGCGGCCTGCCGCAGCGAAAGCTCCTCGCTGCGTTTGTGGAGAGCGGACTCTTCCTTGGTACGTGCTGCGTCGTCCGCTGCCGCCAGGGCGTTCAGTTCCCGCGCGCGGACGGCAAGCTGCCGCTCGTGCTCTTTGGATGCTGCTTCCCGCTCGCTCAGCTCTTGGTGGCGCTCGGTGAGCCATAGGCGTGCTGCCCGCAACTGACCGTCAAGCTCCGCGGCCTGGGCGTTCTGCTGCGCCTCGCGGCGATCGAGATCTTGCTGCCGCTCGTGCAGCAGGCGGGCCAACTGCCGTCCTTGTGAGCGCAAGCGTGCCAACAGGTCGCTAGCGGGCACTACCGAGGCCTCGCCCGATGCGAGTGCGCGCGGCGTTAGCGGCTCGTTTGGCGCGGCAGTCGTTGGCGGCGCGCTCCACAGCGCGTGCGCCATATCGACACGAGTCCCGCCGGGCGCGAGGACAAATGCACCCGAGGAATCCGGAGCGGAGGCGCGGACCT
It encodes:
- a CDS encoding DUF1501 domain-containing protein, with amino-acid sequence MFTLLGAKQRYCDRAARRSFLKIGGLVMGGLSLPELLRAEEQQGIRRSHKSVIMVYLAGGMSHQDTFDLKTEAPDEIRGEFKPISSVVPGLEVGELLPKMATVMDRVSLVRSIVGLRDEHSSFQNVTGYTMGSAQREGRPSFGSVISRLAGQVDPVVPAFVDLFPTMQHKPYNSPGPGILGHAAAGAKADGEDLASMKLRFVSNQEFSARRELLANFDTFRHSVDSPGVDLLDNAYRRAFDVLTSSKLVDAMDVEKEDPAVRERYGRGSAKHLGDGGPMWNDQLLMARRLVEAGARCVTVAYGFWDTHSNNFGWLKERLPLFDQGISALVEDIYQRGLDQDVTVVVWGEFGRTPKINKDAGRDHWAPVSFALLSGGGMRTGQVIGATDKIGAYAVSRRIQYQDVLATIYHNLGIDPHTFVKDSSDRPTAILPEGARPISELV
- a CDS encoding carboxymuconolactone decarboxylase family protein, giving the protein MKPGPATVTMVEEAAATGRVREIYDDIKATKSIDFVPNLWKTLATHPPLLEQIWTRLKVTMAPGRLDPLTKEMIALAVSATNGCAYCVNSHTAAVKKLGLDDEGLGELMAVVAMFNSTNSLADGYQVEPDILP